From a region of the Asterias amurensis chromosome 2, ASM3211899v1 genome:
- the LOC139954515 gene encoding uncharacterized protein, with translation MEVGITKKPKERPLPPLIRTSDVSHGAREGVSTMRIAPPPQTSRASNLLQRRRDKLRAVLALMDNSKIKKSVSRDRDRVMTIRKDALSLLVANGREGGSLEAGPMWGRVRRGAIADGVLATRSQARERERSTLEKKPLVVRLRKFGKLHTLAKIILILLRMCRTYILTENDAKMVKLFSVIDAAQAGDKYKIKGDLLFDVTTFRAKKQNNVSSETKRILELPTADRSEKDIHHVQVELQQMEFITMYPVHMQRGLIQAGAYESYETGRVIIRYGRRPYAFYLVLAGSALLLEGDPENSGRAVTALVKGQVFGNDAIVSRGRHNVTVISKEFIQLLSLTVEEYSRIFLAGGVSNISGVDGSSFIESVSIFKGWPLHLLKKHPKKCRFNFYTRGTVIEQDSNRSDWIYILKSGSCAVLKKLHYEEPVPTKRKRNLPAIPQRAIPSLSTNHEEQLTNKLQEMQRKRAKALKGKSRRFGNSRTKIIVRIPMRDDPLATTDLVRKDEKTGVPNSLVPTILVSDPSRPSSSSGGYGAQTPMSVQTPLEAETTMDQGEDHIVEKGTVTSKNLKDSLSRGPFLTHSRRLPSVIKEPKVTSSEHEQERGKPHFESTRDEAATSQLSADQASLVSSQESKTYSTVDADDDLVEDQSAATRRIGRDTYVQIGTLEPGDIFGVSDMAFGKQPCLSLVSNGAECVLVAKKFYAKHATEGNMKTITDLLRPYPNEETLLRDLREKLTWQNHRAATLTDTAHNLRRYRRKLNDPGMRAPAATLNTAPV, from the exons ATGGAAGTAGGAATAACTAAAAAGCccaaagagcgccctctcccGCCGTTGATTCGCACAAGTGACGTTTCTCACGGAGCAAGGGAGGGTGTGTCCACGATGAGGATTGCTCCTCCTCCCCAGACTAGCAGGGCCTCAAACCTCCTCCAGAGACGGCGAGATAAACTACGAGCAGTTCTCGCACTCATGGACAACAGTAAGATCAAGAAGAGCGTCTCCCGAGACCGGGACCGTGTGATGACCATCAGGAAAGATGCGTTGTCGCTACTCGTGGCTAATGGGAGAGAAGGAGGGAGCCTCGAGGCGGGACCGATGTGGGGACGGGTCCGGAGAGGTGCCATCGCGGATGGGGTGCTAGCGACGCGGAGCCAGGCGAGGGAGAGGGAGAGAAGCACGCTGGAGAAGAAACCACTTGTGGTTAGA CTGAGGAAATTTGGAAAACTACACACACTTGCCAAAATCATACTGATTCTACTGCGCATGTGTAGGACATACATCCTGAC GGAAAATGACGCTAAGATGGTGAAGCTATTTAGTGTGATAGACGCAGCTCAAGCCGGCGACAAGTACAAAATAAAGGGCGACCTCCTTTTCGATGTGACGACGTTTAGAGCCAAGAAACAG AACAATGTATCAAGTGAAACCAAAAGAATCTTGGAACTGCCGACGGCGGATCGATCAGAGAAGGATATTCATCAT GTGCAAGTAGAACTGCAGCAGATGGAGTTTATTACAATGTACCCAGTTCATATGCAGCGTGGTCTAATTCAGGCAGGAGCGTACGAGAGCTATGAGACTGGACGGGTTATCATTCGCTACGGTCGACGGCCCTACGCTTTCTACCTTGTGCTGGCAGGATCAG CTCTACTGTTGGAGGGTGATCCGGAAAACAGCGGAAGGGCCGTAACGGCgctggtcaaaggtcaagtatTCGGG AATGATGCAATAGTGAGTAGAGGTCGCCATAACGTCACTGTTATCTCAAAGGAGTTCATCCAACTGTTAAGTCTCACAGTGGAG GAGTATTCCAGAATATTCTTAGCCGGTGGAGTGAGTAACATCAGTGGTGTAGACGGGAGTAGTTTTATCGAATCGGTCAGCATCTTCAAAGGCTGGCCGCTGCACCTTCTCAAGAAACATCCCAAGAAATGCAGATTCAATTTTTACAC GAGGGGCACGGTGATCGAGCAGGACAGCAACCGAAGTGACTGGATCTACATCTTAAAATCG GGGAGCTGTGCAGTTCTAAAGAAGTTACACTACGAGGAGCCTGTGCCAACAAAACGGAAACGAAATCTACCTG CGATTCCCCAACGAGCCATCCCCTCGCTGTCGACCAATCACGAGGAACAGCTAACGAACAAATTGCAGGAGATGCAGAGAAAGCGCGCCAAGGCCCTTAAGGGGAAATCACGCCGTTTCGGCAACTCTCGAACTAAGATCATCGTCAGAATCCCAATGCGAGATGATCCCCTGGCGACGACAGATCTCGTGAGAAAAGACGAGAAGACAGGAGTACCCAACAGTCTCGTGCCAACAATCTTAGTCTCAGATCCCAGTCGTCCAAGCAGTTCGTCGGGTGGTTATGGCGCTCAAACGCCCATGTCGGTACAAACACCTCTTGAGGCAGAGACTACGATGGATCAGGGGGAAGACCACATTGTCGAAAAGGGAACAGTGACGTCAAAGAATCTTAAAGATTCACTATCTCGG GGCCCTTTTCTGACGCATTCGAGGCGTCTACCAAGCGTCATCAAAGAGCCTAAGGTCACGTCATCAGAACATGAGCAAGAACGCGGGAAACCTCATTTTGAAAGTACACGAG ACGAAGCAGCTACGAGCCAGCTGTCAGCTGACCAGGCAAGCCTGGTTTCCTCTCAGGAATCAAAAACGTACTCCACTGTCGACGCTGATGATGACTTGGTGGAAGACCAG TCTGCCGCAACTAGGCGCATTGGACGAGATACATATGTTCAGATAGGCACTTTGGAACCAGGAGATATATTT ggagTATCCGACATGGCGTTCGGCAAGCAGCCATGTCTAAGCTTGGTGAGCAACGGGGCAGAGTGTGTACTTGTCGCTAAgaagttttatgctaagcacGCTACAGAAGggaacatgaaaacaattacaGATCTG CTTCGACCGTACCCCAATGAGGAAACACTTCTGCGTGATCTTCGGGAGAAGCTGACCTGGCAAAACCACCGTGCGGCTACCCTGACCGACACCGCGCACAACCTGAGAAGATACCGTAGAAAGCTCAACGATCCAGGGATGCGAGCACCGGCAGCCACGCTCAATACTGCACCCGTTTGA
- the LOC139954517 gene encoding uncharacterized protein, with amino-acid sequence MKVTHSADVPTITLPNSALSGVQLVAEGDCGYTSYEARIPANAVVPLRSPDDSKSVHIYYCISGNGKYTTPDGTENDFTPHTAIALSSDMTYQLAVSAEGAMRVFLAYRQDADGECKSLAVVRHLSELVGTERDVDWTSGRSHRYLIKEDGFPIGLHNTSVYAKTKSKLEYRNHIESVYYIAGKVTYHWADTNGKWVKEETKIDKDNGTTFFMNLNDPHLVDNDDKESCCLCIFDPVLGGKETHDLSQEKFSIYEA; translated from the coding sequence ATGAAAGTCACTCACTCCGCCGATGTTCCGACAATAACCCTGCCCAACAGCGCCCTCAGCGGTGTCCAGCTTGTCGCCGAGGGTGATTGTGGTTACACATCCTATGAGGCACGCATACCAGCCAATGCCGTAGTACCGTTGAGATCACCCGACGACTCGAAAAGCGTCCACATCTATTATTGCATCAGCGGTAATGGTAAATACACCACACCGGATGGCACTGAGAATGACTTCACCCCTCACACTGCTATTGCGCTCTCTTCTGATATGACCTACCAGTTGGCAGTGTCGGCAGAGGGTGCTATGCGCGTTTTCTTAGCCTACCGTCAAGACGCTGATGGAGAGTGTAAATCACTTGCAGTGGTGCGACACCTATCGGAGTTGGTCGGCACGGAAAGGGATGTCGATTGGACGTCAGGACGCAGTCATCGATACCTCATCAAGGAAGACGGGTTTCCAATCGGTCTCCacaacacatcggtgtacgctAAGACAAAGTCAAAGCTTGAGTATCGAAACCACATCGAGAGTGTTTACTACATCGCAGGGAAGGTGACCTATCACTGGGCCGATACCAATGGCAAATGGGTCAAAGAAGAAACCAAGATTGACAAAGACAACGGTACCACCTTCTTTATGAATCTGAATGATCCTCACTTGGTGGATAACGACGATAAAGAGTCTTGTTGCCTCTGTATCTTTGATCCCGTTTTGGGCGGGAAAGAAACACATGATTTGAGCCAGGAAAAGTTCTCTATTTACGAAGCTTGA
- the LOC139933998 gene encoding m7GpppX diphosphatase-like, with the protein MAAPIEEVGKPKFTTNSTSFEEPVTKKQKIDNDGKGNNATKTLDNFQGFQVSQIISENAKNNTVFLHGKFDGSDECAVVLLEKTPFREQDLGALLSVDTSLTLNLQNDIYSVYVGQPDQKSCTNEIKTTVIYPATDRHIAKYTKQEITLVEETWEDYCRITLPFLEEQTFNIQWVYNILEKTAEEVKRIVCEDPDPQDGFVLLPDMKWDRKQMENLYLVAICHRRGIKSLRDLNQSHLPLLKNIRDKCQQAIMDNYSIPADQLRVYFHYQPSYYHLHVHFTHLKFDAMGSNVTKAHLLSDVIENIELMSDYYQKKTLSFILREKDALLARFKEKRGEQIASDSN; encoded by the exons ATGGCTGCGCCCATAGAAGAAGTCGGTAAGCCAAAGTTCACAACAAACAGCACTTCTTTTGAAGAACCTGTCACTAAAAAACAGAAGATAGACAACGACGGGAAGGGGAATAACGCAACTAAGACACTAGACAATTTCCAAGGATTTCAAGTATCCCAAATCATCTCGGAAAATGCTAAAAATAACACCGTGTTTCTGCACGGGAAGTTTGACGGCAGCGACGAGTGTGCGGTTGTGCTGTTGGAGAAGACACCATTTCGAGAGCAGGATCTGGGTGCTCTGCTCTCTGTTGATACGAGTTTGACGCTGAATCTGCAGAATGATATTTACAGTGTTTATGTCGGCCAACCTGATCAAAAGTCATGCACAAATG aaATAAAAACCACTGTGATATACCCAGCGACCGATCGTCATATAGCCAAGTATACAAAGCAGGAGATAACTCTAGTTGAAGAAACATGGGAAGACTACTGCAGAATTACTTTACCATTCCTTGAGGAACAGACCTTCAACATACAG TGGGTTTACAACATTCTTGAGAAGACAGCCGAGGAGGTGAAGCGTATCGTTTGCGAGGATCCAGACCCACAAGATGGTTTCGTCTTACTCCCTGACATGAAGTGGGATCGGAAGCAAATGGAAAATCTCTACTTGGTCGCTATTTGTCATCGGAGGGGCATTAAAAGCCTGAGAGACCTCAACCAATCACATCTACCACTGCTGAAGAATATACGAGACAAGTGCCAG cAAGCCATCATGGACAATTACTCCATCCCCGCCGATCAGCTCAGGGTATATTTTCACTACCAGCCATCCTATTACCATCTCCACGTTCACTTCACTCATCTGAAGTTCGATGCCATGGGTTCCAATGTCACCAAGGCACATCTCTTGTCTGACGTCATCGAGAACATCGAGCTGATGTCGGATTATTATCAGAAGAAGACGCTGAGTTTTATTCTCAGGGAGAAGGACGCACTTCTGGCTCGATTTAAGGAAAAAAGAGGAGAGCAAATCGCATCAGACTCAAATTAG